The genomic window TGTCTTCCCTCGCAAAACGCAAGGGATAGATAAGTGGCTCTTGCGTAAATGACGGTGTTTTACTTCCGTAGGAAACGGAAAACTCGTAATGGCCAGATCGTACGTCGTTGAGATAGAGATAATTTGCATCCGCCACCGCTCCACCCACGCCATCGTTCTTATGCAATTCACCATCCCAAAGGAGGTTCCCATTCAAAACAACTTTGTGAATTACCCGTTCTACACCCGGTATGCCAATCCGGCATTTCGCATGCGGCGGTATGGTCGCCTCTCCGCGACCGGTACTTTGGTCAAAGGAGAAGTGAACAGCCCCATGAGGCGTCGGAACACTTCCTGAAACCCAGGTAAGTGTCCGTCCTAAATGAGGAACTATCTCAATGTCTGAAAATCCCGGACCAACAGGTTTGATCCCAAGCACCTCACGAGATAGCCAGGCAGTAACTCCCGCTCCCCACGCATGCCCCAGACTGGTATAGCCAGCCTGACAATTGGGAACGGCTCCGTTTCTTTCGAGACACTGATTCCATGAAGGGGTGTAGGTTTCAAAAAACATTGTGCCGCCATATTCGATTTGTCCTCCCCATATATCGCGAAGACTGACGATAGCCTCGTCATAACGATCCATCAAAGCCATAGCCTGGAGGATGAAGTATTGATTGAACGGAGAAAAGGAGAGGCAGTTCAGGCGATCGGAGAATCCCTGTGCAAAGATTGCGGACTTTTCCTCCTGGGTTGCCAGACCCGTGTTCACCGCGTCAGAAAGGGAGTGAACCCCGAGACGGCTGTACCAACGCTCGTTGCGGCGCACTTCATTCATCTTCTGAAGTGCCATCTCCTGATATGTTTTGCTTAGATCGAGCCGCCCAATCTCGTTCAACGCAGAGGCAAACTCCATGCAGGCGCGAATAAAGAGCATGCGGTATGCGCTTTTTGTTTCAAATCTATCCGGGTCTTCAAAGCCGGCACCGAGTCGTTCATCCCAGCCGTAGAAGCTGATGGGAGGATCAGGATAGATACTTGTCGCATGATCCAGCAGCATTCTGACATGGCTCAGATATTTTTCAAGGGTCGTTTGATCGGCGGTGTGCTGATAGTACTCAAGCAAGCTCAGTACCCAATACAGCGAATAGCTCTCTATGCCGTTGTTGGTTGTTGCGCTGCGTTCTAAATTTTGCCTGATAAAGTCCCAGTTTCCGAAAGACACCAGAGCCGCGGCCTGAGCGGGATGCGCATCGCCTGTCCAGGAGATGCGATCCCCCCGATCCATGAGAAGCGCTCCAAAATAGTCTTTGCAGAAGTTGGCTTTGACTGCGTATGCGCCCGTATACCAGACGCGCGTGACCATCGGATCACTGCACGAAAAGGAGCCAGCATAGTTTGTTGGCTTCACCTGGCATACCGCGCGTACCGCCGTGATGTGCCAGGGACGCTCAAATGTAAGTACATGAATCCAGCCAAAACGTACACCCTCGTAGAGTTCTGAATTCAATTCGAGCCGATAGGTATTGCCGTAGCGCTGCGGCGGACTCGTCTTGAAGCGGTGCACGGGCCCTGTATTTTCAATAGCCGGCTCGTCATATTCGCTGATACTCATCTCCACTGATCCAAGGAGATCCGAACTGT from Granulicella sp. L56 includes these protein-coding regions:
- a CDS encoding alpha-L-rhamnosidase C-terminal domain-containing protein: MASIEMLLQRFCYPKEVSVGQKLLPPVTSHLLSTGSAIQEPYALLHGGGFDGPTVLESPDPLVRYRWNNPDAADSLQIYVLRPMGSFTETTASFRIAESPSSQQDSITIEGVGSIRFDFGVESAAWLEFDSSDLLGSVEMSISEYDEPAIENTGPVHRFKTSPPQRYGNTYRLELNSELYEGVRFGWIHVLTFERPWHITAVRAVCQVKPTNYAGSFSCSDPMVTRVWYTGAYAVKANFCKDYFGALLMDRGDRISWTGDAHPAQAAALVSFGNWDFIRQNLERSATTNNGIESYSLYWVLSLLEYYQHTADQTTLEKYLSHVRMLLDHATSIYPDPPISFYGWDERLGAGFEDPDRFETKSAYRMLFIRACMEFASALNEIGRLDLSKTYQEMALQKMNEVRRNERWYSRLGVHSLSDAVNTGLATQEEKSAIFAQGFSDRLNCLSFSPFNQYFILQAMALMDRYDEAIVSLRDIWGGQIEYGGTMFFETYTPSWNQCLERNGAVPNCQAGYTSLGHAWGAGVTAWLSREVLGIKPVGPGFSDIEIVPHLGRTLTWVSGSVPTPHGAVHFSFDQSTGRGEATIPPHAKCRIGIPGVERVIHKVVLNGNLLWDGELHKNDGVGGAVADANYLYLNDVRSGHYEFSVSYGSKTPSFTQEPLIYPLRFAREDIGTSGNWGGIYGRDGYVLFDYDGVKKDRRELPPYVVSVQSSSRKNGGCLHAQLSVSTEDQRAPAPGRRNEPIRNVGQLYTGDPVACQQTMTVDVKVIESQKYRIALYFLDWDRMGRRQAVEVFDLKTLNRIAPVEIVKDFEQGKYLIYECAQSVRFRINQIRGKNAVLNAIFFDPVL